Proteins from one Hyperolius riggenbachi isolate aHypRig1 chromosome 4, aHypRig1.pri, whole genome shotgun sequence genomic window:
- the SLC30A1 gene encoding proton-coupled zinc antiporter SLC30A1, producing MWESNRVRLLCMLSLTFLFFVVEVVVSRITGSLAMLSDSFHMLSDVIALVVGLIAVRFAQKTQSTDKNTFGWIRAGVMGALVNAIFLTALCFTIVLEAIERFTEPQAIEKPLVVIGVGAGGLLINLIGLCMFRDSAGAAHGHGHSHGGGGGSGHGHSHGGKKNHRSRERTPGGGAAIDREETNNLVDNFASANGPGLEVVPAKHADAMAENTVEGRLNGSLVQSLPDLNEDGTQLNMRGVFLHVLGDALGSVIVVINALIFYLVFNPCLPDEKCFNPCVHDHCSDHPELNHTSAALNHSAEHPELKLAGPCWVMYLDPSLCVIMVCILLYTTYPLLKESALILLQTVPKQIDISSLKQKLKDLEGVEAVHELHVWQLAESRIIATAHIKCHDPTAYMEVAKRIKDFFHDEGIHATTIQPEFSSVESGSRISLCELSCRTQCAPKQCCGNPDKNAGAQKTSSGAAILGMISESPEHRNKRTSASEKPDTELKIDMDSV from the exons ATGTGGGAATCCAACCGAGTGCGGCTGCTATGCATGCTGAGCCTGACCTTCCTGTTCTTTGTGGTGGAGGTGGTGGTCAGCCGGATCACCGGCTCGCTGGCCATGCTGTCCGACTCCTTCCACATGCTGTCCGATGTCATCGCCCTGGTGGTGGGCCTGATCGCCGTGCGCTTCGCCCAGAAGACCCAATCCACCGACAAGAACACCTTCGGCTGGATCCGCGCGGGCGTGATGGGTGCCCTGGTCAACGCCATCTTCCTCACCGCCCTCTGCTTCACCATCGTGCTGGAGGCCATCGAGCGCTTCACCGAGCCGCAGGCCATCGAGAAGCCCCTGGTGGTCATCGGGGTCGGGGCTGGTGGGCTTCTCATAAACCTCATCGGCCTGTGTATGTTCCGGGACAGCGCGGGGGCTGCCCATGGGCACGGACATTCTCACGGAGGGGGCGGGGGCAGTGGACACGGGCACTCGCACGGCGGCAAGAAGAACCACCGGAGCCGAGAGCGGACCCCTGGAGGTGGGGCTGCCATTGACCGGGAGGAGACCAACAACCTGGTGGACAATTTTGCCAGTGCCAATGGGCCTGGGTTGGAGGTGGTGCCCGCGAAACATG cTGATGCTATGGCAGAGAATACGGTGGAAGGGCGACTGAATGGCAGCCTTGTGCAGAGCCTGCCAGATCTCAACGAGGATGGCACTCAGCTGAACATGCGCGGGGTGTTCCTACACGTCCTCGGAGACGCTTTGGGTTCCGTCATCGTGGTCATCAACGCTTTGATCTTCTACTTGGTTTTCAACCCGTGTCTGCCAGACGAGAAGTGCTTCAACCCTTGCGTGCACGACCACTGCTCCGACCACCCGGAACTGAACCATACTTCAGCCGCGCTCAACCACAGCGCGGAACATCCGGAGCTGAAGCTCGCGGGGCCCTGTTGGGTGATGTACCTCGACCCTTCTCTGTGCGTCATCATGGTGTGCATCCTGCTGTACACAACATATCCCCTTCTTAAAGAGTCAGCCCTCATCCTTCTACAAACAGTCCCCAAACAAATAGACATCTCCTCCCTGAAACAAAAGCTCAAAGACCTGGAAGGCGTAGAGGCCGTCCACGAGTTGCATGTGTGGCAGTTGGCCGAAAGCCGAATCATCGCCACAGCCCACATAAAATGCCACGATCCCACCGCTTACATGGAAGTGGCCAAGCGGATCAAGGACTTCTTCCACGACGAAGGAATTCACGCCACGACCATCCAGCCTGAGTTTTCCAGTGTGGAGTCTGGCTCTAGGATATCCCTCTGCGAACTCTCTTGCAGGACTCAGTGCGCTCCCAAGCAGTGCTGCGGCAACCCCGACAAGAACGCCGGGGCCCAGAAGACCAGCAGCGGAGCCGCGATCTTAGGAATGATTAGCGAATCCCCCGAGCATAGGAACAAGAGAACTTCGGCTTCTGAGAAGCCCGATACCGAACTCAAAATAGATATGGACTCTGTCTGA